The genomic interval GGCCGTAGCGGCCAGGCCGGTCCCGGCCGCGAGCGTCGTGCCGGCGGCCGTCAAGAGGGTACGGCGGTCGGTCGTCGACTCGTTCGAACGCGGTTCGTCGTGGGGCGTGTCGGTTCCTGTCATGACCCGTGCTGCGATTGGATAGATCACGCATTGGACTTTCTTTCTCTATATCGAGCTTATTCAAGTACCGACCTTCAAAACGGAATTAATCTAGAACACGTTCACACGAACCGATACGAACGGGAGCTGCGGCGGTGGGCAGTACTGCCGATCACCTCGACACGGTGGCACACGGAATCTTCAACGTTATATCCGTCCAGCCGAAAGCGGGGCCGTAATGCGTGAGGAGGCGACGGCGTTCGTACCCGGACACATCACGGGCTTTTTCAGCGCACATCCAGCCGACGATCCGACGAAAGCCGGCTCCCGCGGGGCGGGGCTGACGCTCACCGACGGGGTCGAGGTAACGGTCGAACCGGCCGACGGCGAGGATTCGACCGTCGCGCTCGACGGGACGGAGATCGACGTCGATCCGGTGACGACCGTCCTCGAGACGCTCGACGCGACCGCCCGCGTCGAGGCCGACTCCGATCTCCCCCTGGGGGCCGGCTTCGGCGTCTCGGGCGCGCTGGCGCTCGGCACCGCGCTCGCGGCGAACCGCGTGTTCGAGTGCAAACTCTCGGTGAACGAACTCGTGACGATCGCCCACGGCGCGGAAGTGCAAGCCGGAACGGGACTCGGCGACGTGGTCGCGCAAGCTCACGGCGGCGTCCCGATCCGCCTCGAGCCGGGGAGCCCGCAGGAAAACGAACTCGACGCGATCCCGTCGCGGGCGCGCGTCGAGTACGTCTCTTTCGGCGAACTCTCGACGGCCGACGTGCTCTCGGGCGACACCGACCAGTTGACCGCCGCCGGCCGAGAGGCGCTCTCGCGGGTCGTCGAAGAGCCGACGCTGCT from Natrinema salifodinae carries:
- a CDS encoding pantoate kinase: MREEATAFVPGHITGFFSAHPADDPTKAGSRGAGLTLTDGVEVTVEPADGEDSTVALDGTEIDVDPVTTVLETLDATARVEADSDLPLGAGFGVSGALALGTALAANRVFECKLSVNELVTIAHGAEVQAGTGLGDVVAQAHGGVPIRLEPGSPQENELDAIPSRARVEYVSFGELSTADVLSGDTDQLTAAGREALSRVVEEPTLLSFMYASRLFARDAGLLTDRVTETIADVSAADGQASMAMLGETVFALGTGLSDAGYEPSVCATHPAGAVLK